A single window of Ctenopharyngodon idella isolate HZGC_01 chromosome 24, HZGC01, whole genome shotgun sequence DNA harbors:
- the dapk2b gene encoding death-associated protein kinase 2 isoform X1, which produces MRTLGMAVFKQQKVEDFYDIGEELGSGQFAIVKRCKEKSTGVEYAAKFIKKRQSRASRRGVRREEIEREVDILQDLQHPNIIMLHDVYENRTDVVLILELVSGGELFDFLAQKESLSEEEATEFIKQILNGVQYLHSKKIAHFDLKPENIMLLDNNIQLPRIKLIDFGLAHRIKDGVEFKNIFGTPEFVAPEIVNYEQLGLEADMWSIGVITYILLSGASPFLGDSKQETLANISAVNFEFDEEFFGSTSELAKSFIKQLLVKDTRKRLKIQDALNHPWIKPINPRQALVRRQSVVNIENFRRQYARRRWQLSFRIVALCNHLTRMMKKGHPKPQDKPKMGYVGRTVAMFERECESDQEEEVMLRKPRTRKRSSTS; this is translated from the exons ATGAGGACATTAGGAATGGCTGTGTTCAAGCAACAAAAAGTGGAGGATTTCTATGATATTGGTGAAGAACTTGGAAG TGGGCAGTTTGCTATTGTGAAACGCTGTAAGGAGAAGAGTACGGGTGTGGAATATGCTGCAAAGTTCATAAAAAAGCGGCAAAGTCGGGCGAGCCGGAGAGGTGTTCGGCGAGAGGAGATCGAGAGAGAGGTGGACATCCTTCAGGACCTCCAGCACCCCAACATCATCATGCTGCATGACGTTTACGAGAACCGCACTGACGTGGTGCTCATCCTGGAGCT tgtttcagGAGGTGAGCTCTTCGACTTCCTGGCTCAGAAGGAGTCACTGAGTGAAGAGGAAGCCACAGAATTCATCAAACAGATTCTCAACGGAGTTCAGTACCTGCACTCCAAGAAAATTGCACATTTTGACCTGAAG CCTGAGAACATCATGCTCCTGGATAACAACATCCAACTGCCACGGATCAAGCTTATCGACTTCGGTTTGGCGCATAGGATCAAAGACGGAGTAgagttcaaaaacatttttgggaCTCCAGAATTTGTTG CTCCAGAGATAGTCAACTATGAGCAGCTGGGATTAGAGGCCGACATGTG GAGCATCGGAGTCATCACATACATCCT ATTGAGCGGCGCTTCGCCGTTCCTGGGTGACTCCAAGCAGGAAACACTTGCAAACATATCAGCAGTTAACTTTGAATTTGATGAGGAGTTCTTCGGCAGCACCAGTGAACTGGCCAAAAGCTTCATCAAACAGCTGCTGGTGAAAGATACAAG AAAGAGGCTTAAGATACAAGACGCACTCAACCACCCCTGGATTAAG CCCATAAACCCCCGACAAGCCCTGGTGCGACGACAATCTGTGGTGAACATTGAGAACTTCAGGAGACAGTATGCCCGAAGGAGGTGGCAG CTTTCTTTCAGAATCGTGGCCCTCTGCAATCACTTGACACGCATGATGAAGAAAGGTCACCCCAAACCACAG GATAAACCCAAGATGGGCTATGTAGGGCGCACAGTGGCCATGTTCGAAAGAGAGTGTGAGAGCGATCAAGAGGAGGAGGTGATGCTGAGGAAACCTCGAACCAGGAAGAGAAGTAGCACCTCCTGA
- the LOC127507759 gene encoding uncharacterized protein LOC127507759 yields the protein MTSADEGTGTEEWLLDTSEKESIPTQAYPVSSPSSPFKDSIMNDMDLFFSLICLDCALLTIILPRLISPSSQSSASPPAPPLLEACSPAPSLEMPCRDVEPQAAQPSAAPEPEDPAAPPPVSVSLVPSWPVDLSAPSWLLPTLAPPGTLSLVTPPGSLVPPAPPWSVDAQLKPQTYGPSAMLRPSSPSAAAGSFLPSGSPLSSVSSPQSSGTLSPPMTLVVTTSPGSPAPAMLLSIIDPPSAPSDPGLSSPLVLPQMSAATPTASWLFTPSWAVGSGKLWVCAIGTPPPSTSGSRRPTITIPLSHRPSITITSPHSIPSPSPHSRPPPKPPPSAITLLRREDAPCQEGALRHVLFSLISVFMDLLFVFACSHLPPLISHHGHTNSFITAVHCLSIITVYLCSCLRSVRCPDTLMCCVHYPCLFGLLPVVL from the coding sequence ATGACATCAGCGGATGAGGGAACGGGAACCGAGGAATGGCTGCTGGACACCAGTGAGAAGGAATCGATCCCCACCCAAGCCTACCCTGTATCATCTCCTTCATCGCCGTTTAAAGATAGCATTATGAACGATATGGATTTATTCTTCTCTTTGATTTGTTTGGACTGTGCCCTACTCACCATCATCCTGCCCAGGCTGATATCACCTTCTTCACAGAGCTCTGCCAGTCCTCCAGCTCCGCCGCTGCTAGAAGCTTGCAGCCCTGCGCCATCTCTAGAGATGCCCTGCCGGGACGTCGAGCCACAGGCTGCGCAGCCATCTGCAGCGCCTGAGCCAGAGGATCCTGCAGCTCCACCTCCGGTCTCAGTTTCCCTCGTTCCATCTTGGCCCGTCGACCTGTCGGCTCCGTCCTGGCTTCTTCCCACTTTGGCTCCTCCAGGGACCCTCAGCCTAGTGACTCCACCAGGTTCCCTCGTTCCCCCAGCTCCCCCTTGGTCAGTCGACGCTCAGCTTAAGCCACAGACATATGGGCCATCCGCTATGCTCCGTCCCTCCTCCCCTTCGGCTGCAGCGGgctccttccttccttcaggATCGCCCCTGTCCTCGGTCTCATCGCCCCAGTCCTCGGGTACGCTGTCTCCACCTATGACACTTGTCGTCACAACATCGCCTGGGTCTCCAGCACCAGCGATGTTGCTCAGCATCATCGACCCTCCGTCTGCGCCATCGGATCCTGGGCTCTCGTCTCCGTTGGTCCTCCCCCAGATGTCAGCAGCCACACCTACTGCATCTTGGCTCTTCACGCCTTCGTGGGCTGTCGGCTCTGGGAAGCTCTGGGTCTGCGCTATTGGGACTCCTCCACCATCTACATCGGGGTCTCGTCGTCCCACCATCACCATCCCTTTATCTCATCGTCCTTCCATTACCATCACTTCGCCACACTCTATTCCCAGCCCTTCACCACATTCTCGTCCTCCTCCTAAACCTCCTCCATCTGCCATCACTCTGCTACGCCGTGAGGACGCCCCTTGCCAGGAGGGGGCGTTACGTCACGTTCTATTcagtttaatttcagttttcatgGACCTTCTGTTTGTTTTCGCCTGTTCTCATTTGCCACCActcatcagtcaccatggacacacTAACTCATTCATCACAGCTGTGCATTGTTTGTCAATCATCACTGTGTATTTATGTTCCTGCCTGCGTTCTGTTCGGTGTCCGGACACATTAATGTGTTGTGTGCATTACCCTTGCCTATTTGGATTGCTACCTGTTGTATTATAA
- the dapk2b gene encoding death-associated protein kinase 2 isoform X2: MRTLGMAVFKQQKVEDFYDIGEELGSGQFAIVKRCKEKSTGVEYAAKFIKKRQSRASRRGVRREEIEREVDILQDLQHPNIIMLHDVYENRTDVVLILELVSGGELFDFLAQKESLSEEEATEFIKQILNGVQYLHSKKIAHFDLKPENIMLLDNNIQLPRIKLIDFGLAHRIKDGVEFKNIFGTPEFVAPEIVNYEQLGLEADMWSIGVITYILLSGASPFLGDSKQETLANISAVNFEFDEEFFGSTSELAKSFIKQLLVKDTRKRLKIQDALNHPWIKLSWYYLVGQLLDARMHVFIMEAFACR; this comes from the exons ATGAGGACATTAGGAATGGCTGTGTTCAAGCAACAAAAAGTGGAGGATTTCTATGATATTGGTGAAGAACTTGGAAG TGGGCAGTTTGCTATTGTGAAACGCTGTAAGGAGAAGAGTACGGGTGTGGAATATGCTGCAAAGTTCATAAAAAAGCGGCAAAGTCGGGCGAGCCGGAGAGGTGTTCGGCGAGAGGAGATCGAGAGAGAGGTGGACATCCTTCAGGACCTCCAGCACCCCAACATCATCATGCTGCATGACGTTTACGAGAACCGCACTGACGTGGTGCTCATCCTGGAGCT tgtttcagGAGGTGAGCTCTTCGACTTCCTGGCTCAGAAGGAGTCACTGAGTGAAGAGGAAGCCACAGAATTCATCAAACAGATTCTCAACGGAGTTCAGTACCTGCACTCCAAGAAAATTGCACATTTTGACCTGAAG CCTGAGAACATCATGCTCCTGGATAACAACATCCAACTGCCACGGATCAAGCTTATCGACTTCGGTTTGGCGCATAGGATCAAAGACGGAGTAgagttcaaaaacatttttgggaCTCCAGAATTTGTTG CTCCAGAGATAGTCAACTATGAGCAGCTGGGATTAGAGGCCGACATGTG GAGCATCGGAGTCATCACATACATCCT ATTGAGCGGCGCTTCGCCGTTCCTGGGTGACTCCAAGCAGGAAACACTTGCAAACATATCAGCAGTTAACTTTGAATTTGATGAGGAGTTCTTCGGCAGCACCAGTGAACTGGCCAAAAGCTTCATCAAACAGCTGCTGGTGAAAGATACAAG AAAGAGGCTTAAGATACAAGACGCACTCAACCACCCCTGGATTAAG tTATCCTGGTATTACCTTGTTGGCCAACTACTAGATGCACGTATGCATGTGTTCATCATGGAAGCCTTCGCATGTCGATGA